Genomic DNA from Plasmodium cynomolgi strain B DNA, scaffold: 0724, whole genome shotgun sequence:
ATAAATCTGAACATTCTTTTGCGAAATCACAGTTCAAATGTTTGTCATTCTTATTGAAGTTCTCATAGAGTTCGATTAGTTTAGCCGATTTTGTGAATATAACATCATTGGGgttattcaaatattttatacacatAACATGATCACTATCTACAtcgatatatttatttaggAAGCTTTTGTACAATTGCCACGCCAgttcatgttttttattatcccGTAATAAATAGTCGTATATCCAgtaatacaaatatataaatctattatcaatatatatatctggaagcaaaatatttgtatgatatatatacatcatAACTTTATTGCAAGAATTTAGATCAATTAAGTTACTGAATCCTTCATATTCTGATTTAATATCTCCGCATCCGGGATTATATATGCTATTAAAATCTATAGAATAACTTTCTATCACATTTGTGTGTTCTTTATATGAACCTTCGAAATTAtactaataaaaagaagaat
This window encodes:
- a CDS encoding hypothetical protein (putative) — protein: SYKEHTNVIESYSIDFNSIYNPGCGDIKSEYEGFSNLIDLNSCNKVMMYIYHTNILLPDIYIDNRFIYLYYWIYDYLLRDNKKHELAWQLYKSFLNKYIDVDSDHVMCIKYLNNPNDVIFTKSAKLIELYENFNKNDKHLNCDFAKECSDLYIEYLKECKNNDNYYCRELKNFKHNYEEKMISIDNCKGLEKILPSFIKQDPRNIIIIPMIILTTLSFFFLHCTKLNYFIYRLIINITFIITYFSKIRG